The Saccharothrix variisporea genome has a segment encoding these proteins:
- a CDS encoding DUF2867 domain-containing protein: MRLADSAHTEQPWRIHELTPDFRVEDVWALPTPGGPEDFGHLVRQMSQGEGRFSGPTRTLFTLRWKLGRLLGWDREDQGLGARVRTLRDRLPADLLTAPRPGFKAVPFSTVYQTDDEWAAELANRTVHTVMHISWVPDGSGGHRGQMAVLVKPNGRFGRAYMAAIRPLRHHVVDPALIRMIGRGWQQRSAA; the protein is encoded by the coding sequence GTGAGACTTGCCGACAGCGCGCACACGGAGCAGCCGTGGCGCATCCACGAACTGACACCGGACTTCCGCGTCGAGGACGTGTGGGCGCTACCCACCCCCGGCGGCCCGGAGGACTTCGGTCACCTGGTCCGCCAGATGTCGCAGGGCGAGGGCCGGTTCTCGGGCCCGACCCGGACGCTGTTCACCCTGCGCTGGAAACTGGGCCGCTTGCTCGGCTGGGACCGCGAGGACCAGGGCCTGGGCGCACGCGTGCGCACCCTGCGCGACCGACTGCCCGCCGACCTGCTCACCGCACCACGCCCGGGGTTCAAGGCGGTCCCGTTCAGCACGGTGTACCAGACCGACGACGAGTGGGCCGCCGAACTGGCGAACCGCACGGTCCACACGGTCATGCACATCAGCTGGGTCCCGGACGGCTCCGGCGGCCACCGCGGCCAGATGGCCGTGCTGGTCAAACCCAACGGACGCTTCGGCCGGGCCTACATGGCGGCGATCCGGCCCCTGCGCCACCACGTGGTCGACCCGGCGCTGATCCGGATGATCGGACGCGGCTGGCAGCAGAGGAGTGCGGCGTGA
- a CDS encoding antibiotic biosynthesis monooxygenase, with amino-acid sequence MKHGMVAFHYPTPDHRDEFVARVRAVAEVFRSTPGCLSADCWLAPDSGAVVSAVQWESEAASQAGFAAVSAADVDVAFDDREVRPREIHRLMSA; translated from the coding sequence GTGAAGCACGGCATGGTCGCTTTCCACTACCCGACCCCCGACCACCGCGACGAGTTCGTGGCGCGGGTGCGGGCGGTGGCCGAGGTGTTCCGGTCCACACCGGGGTGCCTGTCGGCCGACTGCTGGCTGGCCCCGGACAGCGGCGCGGTGGTGTCCGCCGTGCAGTGGGAGTCGGAGGCGGCGTCCCAGGCGGGCTTCGCGGCGGTGAGTGCGGCGGACGTGGACGTGGCGTTCGACGACCGGGAAGTCCGGCCGCGCGAGATCCACCGGTTGATGTCGGCGTAG
- a CDS encoding class I SAM-dependent methyltransferase: protein MTELRAIFGEDADHYDRHRPGYPDALFDRLPAGRVLEIGCGTGKATVPLAERGHRVVAVELSPAMAAVARRNLARFPGVEVVVGEFETWPLPAEPFDLVLAATAFHWLDPTIRTAKAAAALRPGGTLAIVSTHHVAGGTTDFFAEVQRCYERFDPSTPPDLRLTPAAEIPEDTTDFAGWFDPVEFHRYVWDRTYTAPEYLALLMTYSGHRALAPDRRAGLFACITAMIDGNGGRITKRFMTELAMGQRH from the coding sequence GTGACCGAACTGCGGGCGATCTTCGGCGAGGACGCCGACCACTACGACCGCCACCGCCCCGGCTACCCGGACGCCCTGTTCGACCGGCTGCCCGCCGGCAGGGTCCTGGAGATCGGTTGCGGCACCGGCAAGGCCACCGTGCCGCTGGCCGAACGCGGGCACCGGGTCGTCGCGGTCGAGCTGAGCCCGGCGATGGCGGCGGTGGCGCGGCGGAACCTGGCGCGGTTCCCGGGGGTCGAGGTCGTGGTGGGCGAGTTCGAGACCTGGCCGCTCCCCGCCGAGCCGTTCGACCTGGTCCTGGCCGCCACCGCGTTCCACTGGCTCGACCCGACCATCCGCACCGCCAAGGCCGCCGCCGCGTTGCGCCCCGGCGGCACCCTGGCCATCGTCTCCACCCACCACGTCGCCGGCGGCACCACGGACTTCTTCGCCGAGGTCCAGCGCTGCTACGAGCGGTTCGACCCAAGCACACCGCCGGACCTGCGCCTGACGCCCGCAGCCGAAATCCCGGAGGACACCACCGACTTCGCCGGCTGGTTCGACCCGGTCGAGTTCCACCGCTACGTGTGGGACCGGACCTACACCGCGCCCGAGTACCTCGCCCTGCTGATGACCTACTCCGGCCACCGAGCCCTGGCGCCGGACCGCCGCGCGGGCCTGTTCGCCTGCATCACGGCGATGATCGACGGGAACGGCGGCCGGATCACCAAGCGGTTCATGACCGAGTTGGCGATGGGACAGCGGCACTAG